In Actinoplanes octamycinicus, the genomic window CGGCCCGGCCGTGGTGGTCGGCAGCTATCCGGAATACGCCCAGGCGCAGAAGGCCGTCGACTACCTGTCCGACAACAAGTTCCCGGTCGAGCGCACCTCGATCGTCGGCACCGACCTGCGCCTCGTCGAGACCGTGCTGGGCCGCCTCACCACGGCCCGCGCGGCAGCCGCCGGAGCCGCCAGCGGCGCCTGGTTCGGTCTCTTCATCGGCGTGCTGTTCGGCCTGTTCAGCGACTCGAACTGGTTCTCGGTCATCCTCACCACGGTGATCATCGGCGCGATCTGGGGCGCGATCTTCGGCGCCATCGCCCACGCGGCCACCGGCGGCCGCCGCGACTTCACGTCCCGCAGCTCACTGCAGGCCGCCCAGTATGCCGTTCTCGCCGACGCCGAGGTCGCCGACGAAGCCCGCACCCTCCTGGTCCGCCTCAACTGGCAGGCGAGCGGCGCCCAATGACCCTCCGGAGATCCGCTCGCCCTCCGGCGATCAACTTCACGATCAAGAGCTTGCTGACTCGGGTCCGCGCTGATCACCGATCGTCGCTCCCGCCAGGGACCCTTCCGGTCTGAGCTGGCCGCTGGCGCGTCCAGAACGCTCAGCCCGCAAGGGCGACGTCCGCGGGTGGTCGCGACGCCACAAGAAAAGACCGAGCGGCACGGGACGGGTCCCGTGCCGCTCGGTCCTTGATCTCGATCGGGGTCCAGCGGATCGCGACCACCCGGCGGTGACGGCGATCAGTTGTCAGCGCGGACCCACGACATCTGCTCGACGAATTCGGCCTTGATCTCCTGTCGGCTACAGGTCGTTGGCGAGCTGGGTGCGAAGCTTGCCGAGGGCCTTGGTGAGCAGGCGGGAGACGTGCATCTGGCTGATCCCGATCTGGTCGGCGATCTGCGACTGGGTCAGGTTGCCGTAGAAGCGCAGCGTCAGGATCCGCTGCTCGCGCTCGTCCAGGGTGGCGAGCGCCGGCCCGAGGGCGACCCGGGTCTCGGCCAGCTCGTATTCATGATCCTCGCCGCCCAGGGTGTCGCCGAGCTCGGTGGTGCCGTCGGCGCTGATCGGGGTGGAGAGCGAGGTGGCGTTGTAGGCGCGGGCGCCCTCCAGGCCCTCCAGCACGTCCTCCTCGCTGAT contains:
- a CDS encoding general stress protein produces the protein MPADDPAAAAPQATGHIPPGPAGVPQLPAQNLGQTAATGPAVVVGSYPEYAQAQKAVDYLSDNKFPVERTSIVGTDLRLVETVLGRLTTARAAAAGAASGAWFGLFIGVLFGLFSDSNWFSVILTTVIIGAIWGAIFGAIAHAATGGRRDFTSRSSLQAAQYAVLADAEVADEARTLLVRLNWQASGAQ